The Flavobacteriaceae bacterium 3519-10 genome includes a window with the following:
- a CDS encoding putative outer membrane protein, probably involved in nutrient binding, with protein MKKLTTSVLAVVLTSSFALVNAQVDTARTQDIEGVVVTALGIKRDKKSIGYAAQQVSGETLSEAGQSNALSALSGNVAGVQVTSPSSMGGSTRIVMRGVSSIIGENRPLIVVDGVPLDNSNVNDTNTQRGAGGRDYGDASFDINPDDVESVTVLKGGPAAALYGSRASNGVIIYTTKQAKRGKASVEFSTGIAFEEIYIRPKLQNYYGGGSSLTLPTQVINGQTYNLNEYKMDESWGPRYNPNLMYLPWYAFDQAEFPNDYMKQVAWVAPQHDVDSFFDTGITLSNNIAVSKSFEKSNIRLSYTNTAITGIVPTSKIDRHNFSINANSELSEKLKVETGINFVQTHGFNRPEQGYGDNSVAQKFYQWGQRQLDFSKMKDYKLSNGMQRSWNRTAWDDGVPYYSDNPYWTINENVSNDRRNRFYGFAGMTYNILPNLYATGKVYADIYSQDNDNRVAIGSQAVSGFSVFKRNFTEFNYEGRVHWNPEISDSWSLQAFVGANRRNVKRSDLNGATRGGLVIPNFYNLKNSINDPLATNSDYEKRVNSAFASVSLGFKETVFIEATGRNDWFSTTKEDKFYPSITGSFVFSNVLDANWLSFGKLRAGWASVASDTDPYQLANYSVQFTNFNNIPRYGLFTQNNNPDLKAELKETKEIGLEMNFLKNRLGFDVTYYDVSITDAILPLSVDPATGFRNNLINAGEITNKGIEAMVFVTPIKTEDFTWSLNWNFAKNENKIVKLYEGVSTYQLTNAPFQARLLAVEGESYGAIYGTDFTYDSNGNKVIGEDGIYIPTAIKNLGSTLPEYNMGLRNSLRYKDLSLSFLFDMQQGGKYFSTSHMWGMYSGMLEETGFGGNREAGTVLEGVLENGTVNNINISANEFGGMHYAGVDALNVFDASYIKLRDVTLSYDLPKSLVAGFLDGVRISAFGRNLLAWNLAWKGMDPENTSYGSGNIQGLEGGSLPSTRQYGVNVNFKF; from the coding sequence ATGAAGAAACTAACAACAAGCGTTTTAGCAGTAGTTTTGACCTCATCATTTGCTTTGGTAAATGCACAGGTTGACACAGCAAGAACGCAGGATATCGAAGGCGTGGTAGTAACTGCCTTGGGTATTAAGAGAGACAAAAAATCAATTGGTTATGCAGCTCAACAAGTGTCAGGTGAAACACTTTCGGAAGCAGGCCAAAGTAATGCTTTGAGTGCATTATCTGGAAACGTAGCCGGCGTCCAAGTAACCTCTCCTTCGTCAATGGGTGGATCCACCAGAATTGTAATGCGAGGTGTAAGTTCCATTATTGGGGAAAATAGACCATTAATTGTAGTGGATGGAGTGCCTCTGGATAATAGCAATGTGAATGATACTAACACCCAGAGAGGTGCGGGAGGTAGAGATTACGGCGATGCTTCATTTGACATCAACCCGGATGATGTTGAATCTGTTACTGTATTAAAAGGTGGTCCAGCAGCTGCACTTTATGGCTCCAGAGCGTCCAATGGTGTAATCATTTATACTACCAAACAGGCTAAAAGAGGAAAAGCTTCTGTTGAGTTTAGTACCGGAATAGCATTTGAAGAAATCTACATTCGTCCAAAATTGCAAAATTATTATGGAGGAGGGTCTTCCCTTACATTGCCGACACAAGTAATTAATGGTCAAACCTATAACTTGAACGAGTACAAAATGGATGAGTCTTGGGGTCCGAGATATAATCCCAACTTAATGTATTTGCCATGGTATGCTTTTGATCAAGCGGAATTCCCAAATGACTATATGAAGCAAGTGGCTTGGGTTGCACCTCAACATGACGTTGACTCATTTTTTGATACTGGAATTACCCTATCTAACAATATTGCTGTTTCAAAATCATTTGAGAAAAGCAACATTCGTCTTTCGTATACAAACACAGCTATTACAGGGATAGTACCGACTAGTAAAATCGATCGACATAACTTCAGCATCAATGCCAACAGCGAACTAAGTGAGAAGCTTAAAGTTGAAACCGGAATTAATTTTGTGCAAACACACGGATTTAATAGACCGGAACAAGGTTATGGCGATAACTCGGTAGCGCAGAAATTTTATCAGTGGGGTCAAAGACAACTTGATTTTTCAAAAATGAAAGATTACAAGTTGTCAAACGGAATGCAGCGTAGCTGGAACCGGACAGCATGGGATGATGGTGTACCTTACTACTCTGACAACCCATATTGGACGATTAACGAAAATGTCAGCAATGATAGAAGAAACAGATTTTATGGTTTTGCGGGCATGACCTATAACATTTTACCAAACTTGTATGCAACTGGTAAAGTATATGCTGATATTTACAGTCAAGATAATGACAACAGAGTAGCTATCGGATCTCAGGCTGTATCAGGATTTTCAGTATTCAAGCGGAACTTTACCGAATTTAACTACGAAGGTAGAGTACATTGGAACCCGGAAATATCTGATTCATGGTCATTACAGGCTTTTGTTGGAGCTAACCGAAGAAACGTTAAACGTAGCGATTTAAATGGAGCAACAAGAGGAGGTTTGGTTATTCCTAATTTCTACAACCTGAAAAACAGTATCAATGATCCATTGGCGACTAACTCTGACTACGAGAAAAGAGTAAACAGTGCATTTGCATCTGTATCATTAGGATTTAAAGAAACTGTATTTATTGAGGCAACTGGTAGAAACGACTGGTTCTCTACAACGAAAGAAGACAAATTTTACCCTAGTATAACTGGTAGCTTTGTGTTCTCTAATGTACTTGACGCTAACTGGTTATCATTCGGTAAACTTCGTGCAGGATGGGCAAGTGTGGCGAGTGATACAGACCCTTACCAACTTGCTAATTATTCTGTTCAGTTTACTAATTTTAATAATATTCCTAGATATGGATTGTTCACGCAAAACAACAATCCTGACTTAAAAGCCGAGTTAAAAGAAACAAAAGAGATCGGTCTAGAAATGAACTTCCTAAAAAACCGCTTAGGTTTTGATGTGACGTATTATGATGTTTCAATTACTGATGCAATCCTTCCGCTAAGTGTTGATCCAGCAACTGGATTCCGTAATAATCTAATTAATGCGGGCGAAATTACCAACAAAGGAATTGAAGCAATGGTTTTCGTAACACCGATTAAAACAGAAGATTTCACTTGGTCTTTAAACTGGAACTTCGCTAAGAATGAGAACAAAATTGTGAAACTCTATGAAGGAGTATCTACTTACCAACTAACTAACGCGCCATTTCAGGCAAGATTGTTAGCGGTTGAAGGGGAGTCTTATGGAGCAATTTACGGAACAGATTTCACGTATGACAGCAACGGTAATAAAGTGATTGGCGAAGACGGTATTTATATTCCAACCGCAATTAAAAATTTAGGATCTACATTGCCAGAATACAATATGGGTCTTCGAAACTCGTTACGATACAAAGACCTTAGCTTATCGTTCTTATTCGACATGCAGCAGGGAGGGAAATACTTCTCTACTTCACATATGTGGGGTATGTATAGCGGTATGCTAGAAGAAACTGGATTTGGTGGAAATAGAGAGGCCGGTACAGTATTAGAAGGTGTCTTAGAAAATGGCACTGTAAACAATATTAATATTTCTGCAAATGAATTCGGTGGTATGCATTATGCTGGTGTAGATGCACTAAATGTTTTTGATGCAAGCTATATTAAATTACGCGACGTTACTCTCAGCTATGACCTACCGAAATCACTAGTAGCCGGTTTTCTTGATGGAGTTAGAATCTCAGCATTCGGAAGAAATCTACTTGCGTGGAATCTTGCGTGGAAAGGTATGGACCCGGAAAATACTTCTTACGGTTCAGGAAATATTCAAGGACTTGAAGGAGGTTCATTACCTTCTACAAGACAATATGGAGTTAATGTAAACTTTAAATTTTAA
- a CDS encoding Ribonuclease HII, with amino-acid sequence MAQITIKTSDSNMELKKKWSANYIEAGCDEVGRGCLCGPVVAAAVILDEKFVQNLVDDSKKLNFKTRIYLDAYIKDNVKEYAVAELPPSHIDEHNILNASIHAMHRALDQLQTRPELILVDGNRFHPYNFIPHQCIIKGDASILSIACASILAKNYRDQLMIKLHDEFPHYGWKTNMGYATKEHREALNRYGPTEHHRRSFRLDYSDQALEDLILAED; translated from the coding sequence GTGGCTCAAATAACTATAAAAACTTCTGATTCTAACATGGAATTGAAAAAGAAATGGTCAGCAAATTATATCGAAGCAGGCTGCGACGAGGTTGGACGCGGATGTCTGTGTGGTCCTGTGGTCGCCGCTGCCGTAATTTTAGATGAGAAATTTGTCCAGAATCTTGTGGACGACTCCAAAAAACTAAACTTTAAGACCCGGATATACCTTGATGCCTATATTAAAGACAACGTAAAAGAATATGCGGTGGCTGAATTGCCGCCTTCACATATTGACGAGCATAACATCCTTAACGCCAGTATCCATGCGATGCACCGCGCGCTCGATCAACTGCAGACACGCCCTGAGCTTATTCTGGTTGACGGAAACCGCTTTCATCCTTACAATTTTATCCCGCATCAGTGTATTATTAAAGGTGATGCCAGCATACTTTCAATCGCGTGCGCGTCTATTCTTGCTAAGAATTACCGCGACCAGCTGATGATTAAGCTTCATGACGAATTTCCACATTATGGCTGGAAAACCAACATGGGTTACGCAACCAAAGAACACCGTGAAGCGCTGAACCGATATGGCCCGACCGAACATCACCGCCGGTCTTTCCGGCTAGACTACAGTGATCAGGCTTTAGAGGATCTGATATTGGCGGAAGACTAA
- a CDS encoding OxaI/YidC membrane insertion protein: MQQNNGLDKNQLISFALFSLILIGAMFYFQNKQATEQQLINAQNPAQTASAATAPATKPAVITNLNDSLKTTSIQQVQLKNKELTLSVSSLGGQISTVQLNEYKAYNRKTDANDKELLLFDKNNSTYGFQFKDKTGKTFNTKDLVFTPTQNGNTVTMQANVNGAVIQFIYTLLDKYTVDFNVKTQGLSQLVSDQKATFVWDFNAREMEKGRSQEQTHTEFNYSFDNYSSFDYDGRTSMEEPDETLNWLAIKQQFFSAVIEPQTGFKNSVGSQEMIDEGEFLKTFNFNGQVDLAGNELNQNFKWYFMPLDLPLLKSYDKNFDELLPLGWSFIGTMNRWFFIPMYNLISSWGIAAGWVIFLMTIIVKIILSPVMFKQHKLSAMMRVIRPEIDEVNAKYKDADPMKKQQETMAVYRKAGVNQMAGCLPALLQIPIFYALFRFFPNMIDLRGKSFWFAKDLTAYDDVIKLPFNIPFLGEHLSIFAIACTVVILIYTVMTSGNIQQPQQEGMPNMKVLMYIFPITFLFFLNTGASGLSWYYFVSNAINILIILVIKYWILDEKKIHATIQANKQKEPKKEGKFQKRMREMMEKAQEQQKAQQHQAGRKK, translated from the coding sequence ATGCAGCAAAATAACGGTTTAGATAAAAATCAACTGATCAGTTTCGCACTGTTCTCACTGATTTTAATTGGTGCCATGTTCTACTTTCAAAACAAGCAAGCGACGGAACAGCAACTTATTAATGCCCAAAATCCGGCACAAACAGCGTCCGCAGCCACTGCCCCTGCCACCAAACCCGCAGTTATAACCAACCTGAACGACAGCCTGAAAACGACTTCAATTCAGCAGGTTCAGCTCAAAAACAAAGAACTTACTTTATCGGTTTCAAGCCTTGGCGGGCAGATTTCTACCGTTCAGCTGAATGAATACAAAGCGTATAACCGAAAAACCGACGCTAACGATAAGGAACTTTTACTTTTCGATAAGAATAATTCCACGTACGGTTTTCAGTTTAAAGACAAAACCGGCAAAACATTCAACACCAAAGATTTGGTATTTACGCCAACTCAAAACGGTAATACGGTGACGATGCAGGCCAACGTAAATGGTGCGGTAATTCAATTTATTTATACACTGCTCGATAAATATACGGTGGATTTCAATGTTAAAACACAGGGCTTAAGCCAGTTGGTTTCAGATCAGAAGGCTACTTTCGTGTGGGATTTTAACGCCCGCGAAATGGAAAAAGGCCGTTCGCAAGAGCAAACGCATACCGAATTTAACTATTCATTCGATAATTACAGCAGTTTCGATTATGACGGCCGTACCTCAATGGAGGAACCTGATGAAACACTGAACTGGCTTGCGATTAAACAGCAGTTTTTCTCTGCCGTAATCGAACCACAAACCGGCTTTAAAAACTCAGTAGGTTCGCAGGAAATGATTGATGAAGGTGAATTTCTTAAAACATTCAACTTTAACGGGCAGGTAGATTTAGCCGGAAACGAGCTTAACCAGAACTTCAAATGGTATTTTATGCCGCTTGATCTGCCTTTGCTTAAGTCTTACGACAAAAATTTCGATGAACTTCTTCCTTTAGGCTGGTCGTTCATTGGCACGATGAACCGATGGTTTTTCATCCCGATGTATAATCTGATCTCAAGTTGGGGCATTGCAGCAGGTTGGGTAATCTTCCTTATGACGATTATTGTGAAGATCATTCTGTCTCCGGTAATGTTCAAGCAACATAAATTGAGTGCGATGATGCGCGTGATCCGTCCTGAGATTGATGAGGTGAACGCCAAATATAAAGACGCGGACCCGATGAAAAAGCAGCAGGAAACAATGGCTGTTTACCGGAAAGCCGGCGTAAATCAAATGGCTGGATGTTTACCGGCATTGCTTCAGATCCCGATTTTCTATGCACTGTTCCGCTTCTTCCCGAACATGATTGACCTTCGTGGCAAAAGCTTCTGGTTCGCAAAAGACCTTACCGCGTATGATGATGTAATAAAACTGCCGTTCAATATCCCGTTTTTAGGTGAGCACCTGAGTATTTTCGCAATTGCGTGTACTGTTGTGATCCTGATTTATACCGTGATGACATCCGGTAACATTCAGCAGCCGCAACAGGAAGGAATGCCGAATATGAAAGTGCTGATGTACATCTTCCCGATTACTTTCCTATTCTTCTTAAATACAGGCGCTTCCGGACTTTCATGGTACTATTTCGTATCGAATGCGATTAACATCCTGATTATCCTGGTGATTAAGTATTGGATTTTGGATGAAAAGAAAATTCATGCAACCATCCAGGCCAACAAACAGAAGGAGCCAAAGAAAGAAGGCAAATTCCAGAAAAGAATGCGTGAAATGATGGAAAAAGCGCAGGAACAGCAAAAAGCACAGCAACATCAGGCTGGCAGAAAAAAATAA
- a CDS encoding CTP synthase, with amino-acid sequence MHKPNLMSKKNTKYIFVTGGVTSSLGKGIVSASLGLLLKSRGFTVSIQKLDPYINIDPGTLNPYEHGECYVTEDGAETDLDLGHYERFLDSPTSQNNNVTTGKIYQTVIEKERKGDFLGKTVQVIPHITNEIKRRIKILGKQNYDIIITEIGGTVGDIESLPYIESVRQLKWELGANNSMVIHLTLLPYLAASGELKTKPSQHSVRQLMESGIQADVLVCRTEHKIPKEQRAKLAQFCNVALENVIECKDLETIYEVPIYLQKQDFDDVVLKALDLKNDKDADLKDWKNFLKRYQNPKRSIEIALVGKYVSLQDSYKSIAEAFIHAGADMETEVRIRWVYSGDLTEENTAETFAGIDGMLIAPGFGDRGIEGKIAAAKFARENKMPLLGICLGMQIMTIEYARDVLGYKKANSVEFDTGTPEPVISLMEEQKNVVDKGGTMRLGAWKCSLKPNSKLHEIYGSKVISERHRHRYEFNSEYKDEFEKSGLMPTGTNPETGLVETLELRDHPFYVGVQYHPEYKSTVATPHPLFKALIKASIKNKEAKVS; translated from the coding sequence TTGCACAAACCTAATCTAATGAGCAAAAAGAACACGAAATACATCTTCGTCACCGGCGGTGTTACTTCATCTTTAGGAAAAGGAATTGTCTCGGCGTCGCTGGGGCTTTTGCTTAAATCACGCGGCTTCACCGTATCCATCCAGAAACTCGATCCCTACATAAATATAGATCCCGGCACCCTAAATCCTTACGAACACGGCGAATGCTATGTGACCGAAGACGGCGCCGAAACCGATCTGGACCTTGGACATTACGAAAGATTCCTGGATTCGCCAACCTCGCAGAACAACAACGTCACGACCGGAAAAATCTACCAAACCGTCATCGAAAAAGAACGGAAAGGCGATTTTTTGGGTAAAACCGTGCAGGTAATTCCGCATATCACGAACGAGATCAAGCGCAGAATAAAAATCTTAGGCAAACAGAACTACGATATCATCATCACCGAAATAGGCGGAACCGTGGGCGATATTGAGTCGCTTCCCTATATTGAGTCGGTGCGCCAGCTCAAATGGGAACTTGGGGCTAACAACTCAATGGTCATCCATCTGACGCTGCTTCCCTATCTGGCGGCGAGCGGCGAACTTAAGACAAAACCTTCCCAGCATTCGGTGCGGCAACTTATGGAAAGCGGCATCCAGGCAGATGTATTGGTGTGCCGTACGGAGCATAAAATCCCGAAAGAGCAGCGCGCGAAACTTGCGCAGTTCTGCAACGTTGCATTAGAGAATGTTATTGAATGTAAGGATTTGGAAACTATTTACGAAGTTCCGATCTACCTTCAGAAACAGGATTTCGATGATGTGGTTTTAAAGGCACTCGACCTTAAAAATGATAAAGATGCCGACCTTAAAGACTGGAAAAACTTCCTGAAACGATATCAAAACCCGAAAAGATCAATTGAAATTGCCCTTGTAGGAAAATATGTTTCATTGCAGGACTCGTATAAATCCATTGCTGAAGCATTCATTCACGCCGGCGCGGATATGGAAACCGAAGTGCGCATCCGGTGGGTTTACAGCGGAGACCTCACTGAGGAAAACACAGCTGAAACTTTTGCAGGAATTGACGGGATGCTAATCGCGCCAGGTTTTGGCGACCGTGGCATCGAAGGAAAGATTGCTGCCGCGAAGTTTGCACGCGAAAACAAAATGCCTCTGCTCGGAATTTGTCTTGGAATGCAGATTATGACGATCGAATATGCAAGGGATGTACTCGGTTACAAAAAAGCAAATTCTGTAGAATTCGATACCGGCACCCCTGAACCCGTGATTTCGCTGATGGAAGAGCAGAAAAATGTAGTAGATAAAGGCGGAACAATGCGTTTGGGCGCCTGGAAATGTTCATTAAAACCAAACTCAAAACTACACGAAATCTATGGAAGTAAGGTTATTTCGGAGCGCCACCGTCACCGCTACGAATTCAATTCTGAATATAAAGATGAATTCGAGAAGAGCGGCCTGATGCCTACCGGAACTAACCCTGAAACCGGCCTCGTGGAGACGCTGGAACTCCGGGATCATCCTTTTTACGTCGGTGTGCAGTACCATCCCGAGTATAAAAGTACGGTTGCAACACCACATCCTTTATTTAAAGCGCTGATCAAAGCATCCATTAAAAATAAGGAGGCCAAAGTTTCCTAA
- a CDS encoding Ser/Thr and Tyr protein phosphatase (dual specificity): protein MKKMDSKVWALVIFSGAFAVIYKFSLWYAAGLGNVSSFVFSFEKNIPFIPWTIIPYLSSGVFFCVIFFIIRSEERLRVFLKRVLLMTALAGIGFIAMPLQYSYPRPEVSNPILNSLFWLLDGFDDPYNQSPSLHVAFAFAFWTVFRKLKAKWKPFAAVWLILVALSTLTTYQHHLIDVFAGSMLAHFTFIVFPSQQRSFGFRNLHAANLCFFAGWSTVTASFLLAEFYGSEWLNFNIVALIMFAVGYFYQRDMIGFVRREAVRISVFKNLF from the coding sequence ATGAAAAAAATGGACAGTAAAGTTTGGGCGCTGGTTATATTTTCGGGTGCGTTTGCTGTTATTTATAAGTTCTCGCTGTGGTACGCGGCAGGGCTCGGTAATGTTTCCTCATTTGTTTTCAGCTTCGAAAAAAACATACCTTTTATTCCGTGGACCATCATTCCGTATCTCTCGAGCGGTGTTTTTTTCTGTGTAATTTTTTTCATTATCCGCTCGGAGGAAAGACTGAGAGTTTTTCTTAAGCGCGTATTGCTGATGACGGCTTTGGCAGGTATTGGGTTTATTGCGATGCCCTTGCAGTATTCGTACCCGAGGCCCGAAGTGAGCAACCCGATTTTAAATTCATTATTTTGGCTTTTGGATGGTTTCGACGATCCTTATAACCAATCGCCTTCGCTACACGTAGCATTTGCTTTTGCGTTTTGGACGGTTTTTCGCAAATTAAAAGCAAAGTGGAAGCCTTTCGCCGCGGTTTGGCTGATTCTTGTCGCGCTTTCTACGCTCACGACTTACCAGCATCACCTTATCGATGTTTTTGCTGGCAGTATGCTGGCACACTTCACTTTTATTGTGTTTCCGTCTCAGCAGCGCAGTTTCGGTTTCCGGAATTTGCATGCCGCGAATTTATGTTTCTTCGCAGGTTGGAGCACGGTTACTGCTTCGTTTTTACTCGCCGAATTTTACGGCAGCGAGTGGCTGAACTTTAATATTGTCGCCCTCATTATGTTTGCCGTCGGATACTTTTATCAGCGGGATATGATCGGTTTTGTAAGGCGTGAAGCGGTTCGGATCTCAGTATTTAAAAATTTATTTTAG
- a CDS encoding DNA repair protein RadA — protein MWSCSLISALKSGCLNYFQEIRSMAKVKTAYFCQSCGTQYPQWLGQCKNCGEWNTLVEEIIEKSPVKSGSDRNKQHIINIIEVETHEEPRIATPSEELNRVLGGGIVLGSVTLIGGEPGIGKSTLLLQLALKMKKKVLYVSGEESASQIKMRADRLTELQNPNCFLFTETSVEKILHEAKKLKPDFVVIDSIQTLQSQLIESSPGTVSQIRECSNEIIKYAKDSNTPVFLVGHITKDGQIAGPKVLEHMVDVVLNFDGDRNHLFRLLRASKNRFGSTAEIGIYEMVSQGLKEIKNPSEILITKKFEELSGNSVAVTLEGNRPMLIEIQALVSSAVYGTPQRSCTGFDSKRLNMLLAVLEKRAGFQLGSKDVFLNITGGIKTDDPALDLAVVASVLSSNEDIAIPEHYCFAGEIGLSGEIRPVSQIEQRISEADKLGYERIFVSNLNKIPKKKFGITIVEVSKIEDFHEKLF, from the coding sequence GTGTGGAGTTGCTCCTTAATATCCGCACTAAAATCAGGATGTTTGAATTATTTTCAGGAAATTCGCAGTATGGCAAAAGTGAAAACTGCATATTTCTGTCAGAGCTGCGGCACCCAATATCCGCAATGGCTCGGGCAATGCAAAAACTGTGGGGAATGGAATACGCTGGTGGAGGAAATTATTGAAAAATCCCCTGTTAAAAGCGGATCCGACCGCAACAAACAGCACATCATTAATATCATTGAAGTTGAAACCCACGAGGAACCGCGGATTGCGACGCCCTCTGAGGAACTGAACCGCGTTTTAGGCGGCGGTATCGTTTTAGGCTCTGTTACGCTAATCGGCGGCGAACCCGGAATCGGAAAATCAACGCTTCTTTTGCAGCTCGCACTTAAGATGAAGAAGAAAGTGCTTTATGTGTCCGGCGAAGAAAGTGCCTCGCAGATTAAGATGCGCGCCGACAGGCTTACCGAACTTCAGAACCCCAACTGTTTTCTTTTTACCGAAACTTCTGTGGAGAAAATCCTGCACGAAGCCAAAAAACTGAAGCCTGATTTTGTCGTAATAGACTCCATCCAAACTTTGCAGAGCCAGCTGATCGAAAGTTCACCCGGCACCGTTTCGCAAATCCGCGAATGCTCAAACGAGATCATCAAATACGCCAAAGACAGCAATACGCCGGTGTTTCTGGTAGGTCACATCACCAAAGACGGGCAGATTGCCGGCCCGAAAGTTTTGGAACATATGGTCGATGTTGTTTTGAATTTCGACGGCGACCGGAATCATCTTTTCCGATTGTTGCGCGCCAGTAAAAACCGTTTTGGTTCTACGGCGGAAATCGGGATTTATGAGATGGTTTCGCAGGGTTTGAAGGAGATAAAAAACCCTTCTGAAATACTGATTACCAAGAAATTTGAGGAGCTTTCAGGTAATTCCGTAGCGGTGACTTTAGAAGGAAACCGCCCGATGCTTATTGAAATTCAGGCGCTGGTGAGTTCTGCAGTGTACGGCACACCGCAGCGCAGCTGTACAGGCTTTGATTCGAAGCGGCTGAACATGCTTCTGGCGGTTTTAGAAAAAAGAGCTGGCTTCCAGTTAGGCTCTAAAGATGTCTTTCTGAATATCACCGGTGGCATAAAAACCGATGATCCGGCACTTGACCTCGCTGTTGTAGCGTCTGTTCTGTCGTCGAATGAAGATATTGCGATACCCGAGCATTACTGTTTTGCGGGAGAAATCGGCCTAAGCGGTGAGATTCGGCCGGTGTCGCAGATCGAGCAGCGCATTTCCGAAGCAGATAAGCTCGGATATGAGCGTATTTTCGTCTCGAACCTGAATAAAATTCCGAAAAAGAAATTTGGAATTACGATCGTGGAGGTGAGTAAGATTGAGGATTTTCACGAGAAACTTTTTTAG
- a CDS encoding Acyl carrier protein phosphodiesterase, which yields MNFLAHSFLTFTDEQIVGQFLEDFIRNKDRFSYPAKIGEGITLHREIDTFTDAHPEIREAKKIFSPLVRLYSGAFVDVSFDYFLARSIGYKELFAHSQRVYRVLRKHQDIFPPNFLRMLDGMEKDNWLYHYKDESGIGFSFRNVLHKAKYLDKNLAVFEVFLSNKTALEQHYNNFFPDLLSHAKTVNAGFIH from the coding sequence ATGAATTTCCTTGCCCACTCTTTTCTAACATTTACCGATGAGCAGATTGTCGGGCAATTCCTCGAAGATTTTATCCGGAATAAAGACCGTTTTTCGTATCCTGCCAAAATTGGCGAGGGTATCACGCTGCACCGCGAAATCGATACATTTACCGACGCCCATCCCGAGATCCGCGAGGCTAAGAAAATATTCAGTCCGCTTGTGAGGTTATATTCGGGAGCGTTTGTGGATGTTTCTTTTGATTATTTCCTGGCAAGATCGATCGGGTATAAAGAACTTTTTGCACATTCGCAGAGAGTTTACCGCGTTCTGAGGAAACATCAGGATATTTTCCCGCCTAACTTTCTAAGGATGCTTGATGGAATGGAGAAAGACAACTGGCTCTATCATTATAAAGATGAATCGGGAATAGGATTTTCTTTCCGCAACGTATTACACAAAGCAAAATACCTCGATAAGAATCTTGCAGTTTTTGAAGTTTTTTTAAGCAACAAAACCGCGCTTGAGCAGCATTACAATAATTTCTTCCCCGATTTGCTTTCTCACGCAAAGACGGTGAATGCAGGTTTCATACATTAG
- a CDS encoding putative membrane protein — MQDFIFYLKLGWEHIISLDALDHQLFVLVLVAVFGLKDWKKILWLVTAFTIGHSITLAMSVLDFVRVPGKWVEFLIPLTIFITAVDNILMRNRQKSLMQMNYYLALFFGLIHGMGFANTARMMMAEEQHIFVPLLGFNIGLELGQIIVVGLILAVQYIIVNLFKANRKDWIMFVSAGVFALSLQMALERIPA, encoded by the coding sequence ATGCAGGACTTTATATTCTATCTGAAACTGGGCTGGGAACATATTATTTCGCTGGATGCGCTTGATCATCAGCTGTTTGTACTGGTTCTTGTGGCGGTATTTGGATTGAAGGACTGGAAGAAAATTCTGTGGCTCGTCACTGCATTTACAATCGGACATTCTATTACGCTCGCGATGAGCGTGCTCGATTTTGTTCGTGTGCCCGGCAAATGGGTTGAATTTTTAATTCCGCTCACCATTTTTATCACCGCTGTGGATAATATTCTGATGCGCAACCGCCAAAAAAGCCTCATGCAGATGAACTACTATCTGGCCTTATTTTTCGGTTTGATTCATGGGATGGGTTTTGCGAACACCGCGCGGATGATGATGGCGGAAGAGCAGCATATTTTCGTGCCGCTTTTAGGCTTTAATATAGGGCTTGAACTTGGGCAGATTATTGTTGTTGGGCTGATTCTTGCGGTGCAGTATATTATTGTGAATCTGTTTAAGGCAAATAGAAAAGACTGGATTATGTTCGTTTCGGCGGGAGTTTTTGCACTTTCGCTGCAGATGGCACTGGAACGGATTCCGGCTTAA